A window of the Coprobacter fastidiosus genome harbors these coding sequences:
- a CDS encoding polysaccharide biosynthesis/export family protein, with amino-acid sequence MRKVALFAVLAIFLMSCSETKRVTYLQKVESLPVEVLQQKSLLADPRIVPGDLLSISVGSDSPESVSIFNKLSSSSGTTENAMTSSSVSDNSTYLVDNKGIIDFPIIGKLNVGGMTRTEAEEFIKSKIYPQYVKKEPTVTIRVENFKIAVLGEVKAPSIYNVPNERVSVLEAVAMAGDLQLTGRRDNVLLIRFKGDGSKEVARINLNDPNLLFSPYFYLQQNDILYVEPNKSKARTAYTVPPMLTLSLSILSTLLGITNIIVTLTR; translated from the coding sequence ATGAGAAAAGTAGCTCTATTTGCTGTTCTGGCAATATTTTTAATGTCTTGTAGTGAAACCAAGCGTGTTACTTATTTACAAAAGGTCGAAAGCCTTCCTGTAGAAGTTTTACAGCAAAAGTCTTTGTTGGCAGATCCTCGTATTGTTCCGGGAGATTTGTTATCTATCTCTGTGGGGTCGGATAGTCCGGAATCCGTATCGATTTTTAATAAGCTATCTTCTTCTTCAGGTACTACCGAAAATGCGATGACTTCCTCTTCTGTTTCCGATAATTCGACCTATCTTGTCGATAATAAAGGAATAATTGATTTCCCGATTATCGGTAAATTGAATGTCGGGGGAATGACCCGTACCGAAGCCGAAGAGTTTATAAAGTCTAAGATATATCCTCAATATGTAAAAAAAGAACCGACAGTAACTATTCGTGTCGAAAACTTTAAGATTGCCGTATTGGGCGAAGTGAAAGCTCCGAGTATTTATAATGTTCCGAATGAGAGAGTTTCCGTATTAGAGGCTGTTGCGATGGCCGGAGACTTGCAGCTTACCGGACGCCGGGATAATGTGCTATTGATTCGTTTTAAAGGTGATGGTTCTAAAGAAGTAGCTCGCATCAATCTGAATGATCCGAATTTGTTATTCTCTCCATATTTTTATTTACAGCAGAATGATATATTGTATGTCGAGCCGAACAAATCGAAGGCCCGGACTGCTTATACCGTACCTCCGATGCTGACCTTAAGTTTGAGCATTCTTTCCACATTATTGGGAATTACTAATATTATAGTTACATTAACTCGTTAA
- a CDS encoding sensor histidine kinase: MKKSTIWLLAAIMALTFIGLLYMQISYMENMVRMRNEQFSEAVKRSLYDVSTTLEQDETKRYLAEDIEETQKRLLSFERGTSKTLGKDVISTHHQFSIVSPDGTVSNFSFKELTSTIMMQPKVSVTPKEDNNSITKTYRGMQEMLKGQYLYQKGLLDEVILNILSTASNKPIMERVDARKIENYLKSELQNNGLNIPFQYAIINKNGKTVYNTPEYAPQKESALFTQILFPNDPPNRLNYLKVYFPTKSDYIFSSIRFMIPSFAFTMVMLITFIFTIVTAFRQKKLTEMKNDFINNMTHEFKTPISTISLAAQMLKDPAVAKSPQMFQHISGVINDETKRLRFQVEKVLQMSMFERQKTMMKLNTVDVNGIITSVMSTFKLKVEKYGGTIEADLEAEDAWVKVDEMHFTNVIFNLLDNAVKYAREDVPLSLFIRTRILDNDKVEISIQDNGIGIKKEDLKKIFEKFYRVSTGNVHNVKGFGLGLAYVHKIIHDLNGTIRAESELNIGTKFIIILPLIKNK, encoded by the coding sequence ATGAAGAAATCGACAATATGGTTATTGGCAGCAATTATGGCACTTACCTTTATCGGGTTGCTCTATATGCAGATCAGCTATATGGAAAATATGGTGAGGATGAGGAACGAGCAATTTTCCGAAGCGGTAAAACGCAGCCTATACGATGTGTCGACAACTTTAGAACAAGATGAGACAAAACGTTATTTGGCCGAAGATATCGAAGAAACGCAGAAGCGTCTGCTCTCATTCGAACGGGGTACTAGTAAAACTTTAGGTAAAGATGTAATTTCAACACACCACCAGTTTTCTATTGTTTCTCCTGACGGCACAGTATCAAATTTCAGCTTTAAAGAACTGACGAGCACGATAATGATGCAGCCTAAAGTATCAGTTACTCCTAAAGAGGACAATAACTCGATAACTAAAACATACAGAGGGATGCAAGAGATGCTGAAAGGACAGTATCTTTACCAAAAAGGATTATTGGATGAGGTAATACTTAACATTTTAAGTACTGCGAGCAATAAACCGATTATGGAGCGGGTCGACGCAAGAAAGATCGAAAATTATCTGAAATCGGAATTGCAAAATAACGGATTGAACATCCCGTTTCAATATGCAATTATCAATAAAAACGGAAAAACGGTTTACAATACTCCAGAGTATGCACCCCAAAAAGAATCGGCACTATTCACTCAGATTCTTTTTCCGAACGATCCGCCGAACCGACTCAACTATCTGAAAGTTTATTTTCCGACAAAAAGCGATTATATTTTCAGTTCGATACGATTTATGATCCCCTCTTTTGCCTTTACGATGGTAATGTTGATTACTTTTATTTTTACTATCGTAACCGCATTCCGGCAAAAGAAGTTGACTGAAATGAAGAATGATTTCATCAATAATATGACCCATGAATTTAAAACTCCGATTTCTACGATTTCTTTGGCAGCACAAATGCTGAAAGATCCGGCAGTAGCTAAAAGTCCACAGATGTTTCAACATATATCAGGTGTTATAAACGATGAAACGAAAAGGCTTCGCTTTCAGGTAGAAAAAGTTTTACAAATGTCTATGTTCGAAAGACAAAAAACCATGATGAAGCTCAATACGGTAGATGTCAATGGTATTATTACCAGCGTAATGAGTACATTCAAACTGAAAGTTGAAAAATACGGGGGTACGATAGAAGCCGATCTCGAGGCAGAAGATGCATGGGTGAAAGTAGATGAAATGCATTTTACGAATGTAATTTTCAATCTATTGGACAATGCAGTAAAATATGCACGGGAAGATGTTCCGTTGTCCTTATTCATACGAACCCGTATTTTAGACAACGATAAGGTCGAAATATCGATTCAAGACAACGGAATAGGTATTAAAAAAGAAGACCTGAAAAAGATATTCGAAAAATTCTACCGTGTCTCGACCGGAAATGTGCATAATGTCAAAGGATTCGGTTTAGGACTGGCATACGTGCATAAGATCATACACGATCTGAACGGAACAATCCGTGCAGAAAGCGAACTGAATATAGGAACAAAATTTATAATTATATTACCTCTAATAAAAAACAAATAA
- a CDS encoding response regulator transcription factor has product MEERLRILLCEDDENLGMLLREYLQAKGYAADLFSDGESGYKAFLKGKYDLCVLDVMMPKKDGFTLAQEIRTINSEVPIIFLTAKSLKEDILEGFKIGADDYITKPFSMEELVFRIEAILRRVKGKKGKEVTMYKIGNFTFDTQKQVLSIGDKVTKLTTKESELLSLLCAHVNEILERNFALKTIWIDDNYFNARSMDVYITKLRKHLKDDPSIEIINIHGKGYKLIAPEIEVKTK; this is encoded by the coding sequence ATGGAAGAAAGATTGCGTATATTACTATGCGAAGATGATGAAAATCTTGGCATGTTGTTAAGAGAATATTTGCAAGCAAAAGGTTATGCAGCGGATCTTTTCTCAGATGGAGAAAGCGGATATAAAGCCTTTTTAAAAGGTAAATACGATTTATGTGTACTGGACGTAATGATGCCTAAAAAAGACGGTTTCACTCTCGCCCAAGAGATTCGTACCATAAACAGTGAAGTACCTATTATTTTCTTGACTGCTAAATCGCTAAAAGAAGATATTCTCGAAGGATTCAAAATCGGTGCTGACGACTATATTACCAAACCTTTCAGTATGGAAGAGCTGGTATTCAGAATTGAAGCTATCTTGCGCCGGGTAAAAGGAAAAAAAGGAAAAGAAGTTACTATGTACAAAATCGGAAACTTTACATTCGATACTCAGAAACAAGTTTTGTCTATCGGTGATAAAGTAACCAAACTGACGACAAAAGAATCAGAATTACTAAGTCTTTTGTGCGCTCATGTAAATGAGATTTTGGAACGTAATTTTGCATTGAAAACAATATGGATCGATGACAATTATTTCAATGCCCGCAGTATGGATGTTTACATCACTAAATTACGTAAACACCTGAAAGATGATCCTTCGATCGAAATTATCAATATCCACGGTAAAGGGTATAAACTCATTGCTCCGGAAATTGAAGTCAAGACTAAATAA
- a CDS encoding DcaP family trimeric outer membrane transporter codes for MEKIFRICFIAVLLGLFMPVHAQKKKMSPLFNDDFIILTGKNGPSCKDIVNIFRETRSLHFQDPDAPRFLLVDQKHQMALGIGGYVRLTTSYDFRGISDNVDFVPYDIPTPANPAEKSQYQMDASTSRIFLKLVGNNKALGKFSAYIETDFRGDHHTLRLRQAYVSMRGFLLGQSWSTFSDLASIPPTIDFEGPNANTTLRNVQVRYTYNINKHWQIAIAAENPNPDITYGTYSRSIKQRMPDIPAYIQYNWGASSHIRATGLFRGLSYRNMVTENNRTLVGWGAQLSGLATLFPGFTFYYQGTYGKGISQYIDDLDSNNSDLVPDPCSEGRLQALPVLAFLGGVKYAFTSKCFASASYSQVRLYSRHGYYDAEGYKYGQYAVGNVFWNVTPNCQLGVEYLYGRRMSMDKSCGHANRIQAMVQYNF; via the coding sequence ATGGAGAAAATATTTAGAATCTGTTTTATTGCAGTTTTATTGGGGTTGTTTATGCCTGTTCATGCACAGAAAAAAAAGATGTCCCCGTTATTTAATGATGATTTTATTATACTTACGGGGAAAAACGGACCGAGTTGCAAAGACATTGTCAATATATTCAGGGAGACAAGGTCTTTACATTTTCAAGATCCGGATGCTCCGCGTTTCCTTTTAGTAGATCAAAAACATCAGATGGCTTTAGGTATCGGAGGATATGTGAGACTTACTACATCGTATGATTTTCGAGGCATTTCGGACAATGTAGATTTTGTGCCTTATGATATTCCTACACCGGCAAATCCTGCCGAGAAGAGTCAGTATCAAATGGATGCTTCGACATCACGTATTTTTTTGAAATTGGTGGGAAACAATAAAGCTTTAGGAAAATTTTCCGCTTATATCGAAACTGATTTTCGGGGAGATCATCATACGTTAAGATTACGTCAGGCATATGTATCGATGAGAGGATTTTTATTGGGACAGTCTTGGAGTACTTTTTCTGATTTGGCATCGATCCCTCCGACAATCGATTTTGAAGGGCCTAATGCCAATACAACTTTGAGAAATGTTCAAGTAAGATATACCTATAATATAAATAAACATTGGCAGATAGCCATTGCAGCAGAAAATCCGAATCCGGATATTACTTATGGAACTTATTCCCGAAGTATCAAGCAGCGTATGCCGGATATTCCTGCTTATATACAATATAATTGGGGAGCTTCGAGCCATATTCGGGCAACCGGATTATTTCGAGGATTGAGTTATCGAAACATGGTTACGGAAAATAATCGGACGTTGGTGGGATGGGGTGCTCAATTGAGTGGACTGGCAACCTTGTTTCCGGGTTTTACATTTTATTATCAGGGAACGTACGGAAAAGGTATTTCTCAGTATATCGATGATTTAGATAGTAACAATTCAGATCTTGTCCCTGATCCATGCTCTGAAGGGCGTTTACAGGCTTTACCGGTTTTAGCCTTTTTAGGTGGAGTGAAATATGCTTTTACATCCAAATGTTTTGCTTCGGCATCTTATAGTCAGGTACGTTTATATTCCCGACATGGCTATTATGATGCAGAAGGTTATAAATATGGACAATATGCTGTTGGAAATGTATTTTGGAATGTGACACCCAATTGTCAGTTGGGCGTAGAATATTTGTATGGTCGTCGTATGAGTATGGATAAAAGTTGCGGTCATGCAAACCGTATTCAGGCAATGGTGCAATACAATTTTTGA
- a CDS encoding GumC family protein, translating into MDSKDILSQEEGQDKAVDFREILFNYLVHWKWFVASIIVAMGIAFFILARKNNVYTVTASVLMKNDKSGATPDMLMMESLGMASVKNNLENEVEIMRSKNVMLQVVMDLELYTNYVMKKGMRKIDLYKDTPIELSIDSATVRSLVFPITIHAVPKSSEDYDVKVSYNGENKSLVLTANPLPVNIGDISFTMTRNFAVQLPEEDIIITVSNPRNMANYLSKAIVADALSKGSTILTLSLNTFNIAKAKDVLNRVVFYYNELSMAEKNRVALNTERFIDERIVSISKELGNVEKQAENFRKAHKLTDVKNEGEKFTTELSETEKKLFELETQLNLVDYVDQFVSNKQHVYTPIPYLGITDAGFSELINKYNQMLLVRERLLRSSSEDNPLIADINHDISDLRKGVLSGIISVRKGLNIEKKDLQAKNRQLNNMVASVPEVERELTEIMRQQSIKDKLYVFLLEKREENSLNKTLTVPVASIVDTPDVTGGPVEPNKPKTFLIAFVFGLSIPALFIFLKDMFNVKFKDRMDVERLTSVPVLGEIAKNDTGDQFVVKAKSTAPIVELFRLVRNSLQFMLNEPDKKVINVTSTVTQEGKTFFSMNLALSFALTNKKVILVGLDIRRPQLKKHFSIMTNKGITSYLSGQETDLDGLIVPSGMSEYLDLLPAGPIPPNPNELLTNSRLDQVFEILREKYDYIIVDTAPVGMVSDTFLLNRLADVNLYVTRANYSSKKYLALLNSYVADKRLTSTYLIVNAVDMQAHSYSYRKYGYGYGYGYGSKYSYSSAYGYGGNGSDENQKNKKRKKCWF; encoded by the coding sequence ATGGATTCGAAGGATATTCTCTCACAAGAAGAAGGGCAAGATAAAGCAGTCGATTTTAGAGAAATACTTTTTAATTATTTGGTTCATTGGAAATGGTTCGTTGCCAGTATTATAGTGGCGATGGGTATTGCTTTTTTCATCTTGGCACGTAAAAATAATGTTTATACGGTAACGGCCTCTGTTTTGATGAAAAATGATAAGAGCGGTGCTACTCCCGATATGTTGATGATGGAGAGTTTGGGAATGGCATCCGTTAAAAACAATCTTGAAAATGAAGTTGAGATCATGCGTTCCAAAAACGTGATGCTTCAGGTTGTCATGGATCTGGAGTTATATACAAATTATGTAATGAAAAAAGGAATGCGTAAGATAGACCTCTACAAAGATACTCCGATAGAATTATCTATTGATAGTGCAACAGTGAGGAGTTTAGTATTTCCGATAACTATACATGCCGTTCCGAAATCAAGTGAAGATTATGATGTAAAAGTTTCTTACAATGGAGAAAACAAGTCATTAGTTTTGACAGCTAACCCTTTGCCGGTAAATATCGGGGATATTTCATTCACTATGACCCGCAATTTTGCTGTACAACTTCCTGAAGAAGATATTATAATTACTGTATCGAATCCGAGAAATATGGCGAATTATCTTTCGAAAGCCATTGTTGCAGATGCATTGAGCAAGGGATCTACGATATTGACTCTTTCATTGAATACTTTTAATATTGCGAAGGCTAAAGACGTACTTAATCGTGTCGTATTTTATTATAATGAATTAAGTATGGCAGAGAAGAATCGAGTAGCATTGAATACAGAACGATTTATCGATGAACGTATTGTCTCTATATCCAAGGAATTAGGAAATGTTGAGAAACAGGCGGAAAATTTCCGAAAAGCACATAAGTTGACAGATGTGAAGAATGAAGGAGAGAAGTTCACGACGGAGTTATCGGAGACCGAAAAAAAATTATTCGAATTGGAGACGCAGTTAAATCTGGTCGATTATGTAGATCAGTTTGTTTCCAATAAACAACATGTGTATACGCCTATTCCTTATTTGGGTATTACTGATGCCGGATTCTCCGAATTAATTAATAAATATAACCAAATGCTGCTCGTTCGAGAACGTTTATTACGTTCTTCTTCTGAAGATAATCCTTTGATTGCAGATATAAACCATGATATATCTGATTTAAGAAAAGGTGTTTTGAGTGGTATAATTTCTGTTCGTAAAGGATTGAATATAGAAAAAAAAGATTTGCAGGCTAAAAATCGTCAACTTAATAATATGGTAGCGTCGGTTCCTGAAGTTGAAAGGGAATTAACGGAAATTATGCGCCAGCAATCTATTAAAGATAAATTATATGTTTTCCTATTAGAGAAGAGAGAAGAGAATTCCTTAAATAAGACGTTGACAGTCCCTGTTGCCAGTATTGTCGATACTCCCGATGTGACAGGAGGTCCTGTCGAGCCTAATAAACCTAAGACTTTTTTGATTGCATTTGTTTTTGGTCTTTCGATACCTGCATTATTTATCTTTTTAAAAGATATGTTCAATGTAAAATTTAAAGATCGTATGGATGTAGAGCGTTTGACTTCTGTCCCTGTTTTAGGAGAAATAGCAAAGAACGATACTGGCGATCAGTTTGTCGTAAAGGCAAAATCGACAGCTCCCATTGTCGAATTATTTCGGCTGGTTCGAAATAGTTTGCAATTTATGTTGAATGAACCGGACAAAAAGGTAATAAATGTTACGTCTACCGTGACACAAGAAGGTAAGACATTCTTTTCGATGAATTTGGCTTTGAGTTTTGCTTTGACAAACAAAAAAGTGATATTGGTGGGTTTAGATATTCGTAGGCCTCAGTTGAAAAAACATTTTTCTATTATGACGAATAAAGGGATCACCTCATATCTTTCAGGTCAGGAAACTGATTTAGACGGATTGATAGTTCCTTCCGGCATGTCTGAATATCTCGATCTATTACCCGCCGGTCCTATCCCTCCTAATCCGAATGAATTGCTTACAAATTCTCGTTTAGATCAGGTGTTTGAGATATTGCGTGAAAAATATGATTACATTATTGTCGATACTGCTCCGGTCGGAATGGTTTCAGATACTTTTTTGCTGAATCGTTTGGCAGATGTTAACTTATATGTTACGAGAGCTAATTATTCTTCGAAAAAATATTTGGCATTACTGAATAGTTATGTAGCAGATAAAAGACTGACGTCAACTTATTTGATCGTTAATGCAGTCGATATGCAGGCTCACTCTTATAGTTATAGAAAATATGGTTATGGCTACGGTTACGGGTATGGCTCTAAGTATAGTTATAGTTCTGCTTATGGTTATGGCGGAAATGGTAGCGATGAGAATCAGAAAAATAAAAAGAGGAAGAAGTGTTGGTTTTAG
- a CDS encoding GNAT family N-acetyltransferase, which translates to MEIIHDPDRKTFSMIINGYTGYVSYQIRNGKLDILHTVVPFQIGGQGVASQLVKAAYDYAINNCLKPSATCSYAIIWLQRHPEYRDQ; encoded by the coding sequence ATGGAAATTATTCATGACCCAGATCGAAAAACATTCAGTATGATAATCAACGGCTATACCGGATATGTTTCCTATCAAATTAGAAACGGAAAGCTCGATATACTCCATACCGTAGTTCCCTTTCAAATCGGAGGACAAGGAGTTGCATCACAACTGGTAAAAGCGGCGTACGACTATGCTATAAACAACTGTCTCAAACCGTCAGCAACTTGCAGTTATGCCATAATTTGGTTACAGAGACACCCAGAATACAGAGATCAATAA
- a CDS encoding cation:proton antiporter has translation MNHLDPLISDLALILMLAGITTLLFKWMKQPVVLGYIVTGFLAGPHFSFFPTVTDVANIDIWAEIGIIVLLFSLGLEFSFRKLVNVGGSAVITALVIVVGMMLLGYAAGRLLHFTYLDSIFLGGMLSMSSTTIIIKAFTDLNMRKQQFTTIVFGVLIVEDMFAVLMMVLLSSIAVNNELEGSELIYSILKLAFFLITWFLIGIFVLPTFLKKARRFLNSETLLVVSMGLCLGMVVLASYAGFSSALGAFVMGSILAGTNEAERIEKVMQPVKDLFGAVFFISVGMLVSPEALVQYAIPIIILSLVVIAGQIFFGTSGMLISGQPLKIAIKSGFSLSQIGEFAFIIATLGMSLKVIDGFLYPIVVAVSVITTFTTPYFIKLSDPVANWVEKHLPAKLNFILERYSANASAVQPENTWKRVLGVYLGKIALYSTILVGIILLSLTWFLPLMKELIPSVWGKYIGVGITLLVMLPFLWALTMKRINSRKLLTLEENKRANQVPLFFMVIFRFFIGLGFVIYFLSVAYSQRTGVLLGVVLFVIVMLLMSKRLQRQIVSLEGKFMDNLNERELRRTGRKNNLVRNMHLAHMEVNGECAFIGKRLEDANIRKEYGVNIVSIKRGLKRINIPKGDSRLFPGDVVSVIGTDEQIQKFLDAVEPEEISVDETENEEHFELERIVIPKDSPLIGKTIAQSGIREKDSCLVVGVERMDGTFLAPTGNIVLKETDMLWIVGTKARIEALLK, from the coding sequence ATGAATCATTTAGATCCGTTGATTTCAGATTTAGCTTTGATTCTTATGCTGGCAGGAATAACAACGTTGCTTTTCAAATGGATGAAGCAACCGGTTGTTTTAGGCTATATTGTCACCGGTTTTCTGGCAGGACCGCATTTTTCATTTTTCCCTACTGTAACCGATGTTGCTAATATCGATATTTGGGCGGAAATAGGAATTATCGTTTTGCTGTTTTCTTTGGGATTAGAATTCAGTTTTCGGAAGTTGGTCAATGTCGGAGGTTCTGCGGTAATAACGGCATTAGTGATAGTTGTCGGTATGATGTTATTGGGATATGCTGCCGGACGCTTGTTGCATTTCACATATTTGGATAGTATTTTTTTAGGGGGAATGCTGTCGATGTCGTCTACGACGATTATCATCAAGGCATTTACCGATTTGAATATGCGAAAACAACAGTTCACGACAATTGTGTTTGGCGTGTTGATCGTAGAAGATATGTTTGCCGTTTTGATGATGGTACTTCTTTCTTCTATTGCCGTAAATAATGAGCTGGAGGGCTCGGAACTGATTTATAGTATATTGAAGTTAGCATTTTTTCTTATAACATGGTTTTTGATTGGTATTTTTGTGTTGCCCACTTTTTTGAAAAAAGCCCGACGCTTTCTTAATTCCGAAACGCTGTTAGTCGTTTCTATGGGGTTGTGCCTGGGAATGGTCGTATTAGCATCTTATGCGGGCTTTTCTTCTGCTTTGGGGGCTTTTGTCATGGGTTCTATTTTGGCCGGTACGAATGAGGCTGAACGAATTGAGAAAGTAATGCAACCGGTTAAAGACCTGTTTGGTGCTGTATTTTTTATTTCTGTCGGGATGCTTGTCAGTCCTGAAGCCTTGGTGCAGTATGCTATTCCTATTATTATTCTTTCATTGGTGGTAATTGCCGGACAAATATTTTTCGGAACAAGTGGAATGTTGATCTCCGGTCAACCGTTGAAAATTGCCATAAAATCGGGATTCAGTCTTTCCCAGATCGGAGAGTTCGCTTTCATTATTGCAACTTTGGGAATGTCTCTGAAAGTGATCGACGGATTCCTATATCCGATCGTCGTTGCCGTATCGGTTATAACGACTTTTACAACGCCTTATTTTATAAAGCTTTCTGATCCGGTTGCAAATTGGGTGGAGAAACATTTGCCCGCAAAACTGAATTTTATCCTTGAGAGATATAGTGCAAACGCTTCGGCTGTACAACCTGAGAACACCTGGAAGCGGGTACTGGGAGTTTATTTGGGTAAGATAGCACTTTATTCGACTATTCTTGTCGGGATTATTTTACTTTCGCTTACTTGGTTCTTGCCTTTGATGAAAGAACTGATCCCCTCCGTATGGGGAAAGTATATCGGTGTAGGGATTACGCTCTTGGTAATGCTTCCTTTTCTTTGGGCGTTGACTATGAAACGAATAAATAGTCGGAAATTACTTACTTTAGAAGAAAATAAACGGGCGAATCAAGTTCCTCTTTTCTTTATGGTTATATTCCGGTTTTTTATAGGTTTGGGATTTGTAATTTATTTTTTGTCAGTTGCTTATTCTCAACGTACCGGAGTTTTGTTGGGTGTAGTTTTATTTGTTATCGTTATGTTGCTGATGTCGAAAAGGCTGCAACGACAAATCGTTTCTCTTGAAGGAAAGTTTATGGATAATCTGAATGAAAGGGAATTACGTCGGACGGGTAGAAAGAATAATTTGGTGCGCAATATGCATTTAGCCCATATGGAAGTGAATGGAGAATGTGCATTTATTGGAAAACGTTTGGAGGATGCAAATATCCGTAAAGAATATGGTGTAAATATCGTAAGTATAAAAAGAGGATTAAAACGGATAAATATTCCGAAAGGGGATAGCCGTCTTTTCCCGGGAGACGTCGTGAGTGTGATCGGTACAGATGAACAAATACAGAAGTTTCTCGATGCTGTAGAACCGGAAGAAATTTCTGTAGATGAAACAGAAAACGAAGAACATTTTGAACTTGAACGAATAGTTATTCCGAAAGATTCTCCGTTAATTGGAAAGACGATCGCCCAATCGGGAATCAGGGAAAAAGATTCTTGTCTTGTTGTCGGAGTAGAACGCATGGACGGTACATTTTTGGCTCCGACCGGGAATATTGTTTTGAAGGAGACGGATATGTTGTGGATTGTGGGGACAAAAGCCCGGATTGAAGCATTGCTGAAATAA